The Zingiber officinale cultivar Zhangliang chromosome 2A, Zo_v1.1, whole genome shotgun sequence genomic sequence GGCATATGGCTGTGACGGGCACAAACTGTGAAGTTGTTAAAGCCCTTGTGGATGCTGATCTAGCAATAGTGATGCTACCAGACAGAGGTACATTGTAAATGTATTACATATTACATTTCTGGTGCTCTGGTTCGAGTTGCTTATGTTAGCTGCAACAATTTATTCATTTAGGAAGCTTTCAATATATGGTGTTAGCTTTCTCTTCTTTTGTATTTCAAGTATTCTCTTTCTATTGCAGATAGTAAATCTTCTACTGCTCCTCCCAGGTCTACTAAGTCATATTTTTTAAGCTAATACTATGTAGTCTTATAAACActgaaatataaattaattatttttggtAGAAGCACTGAGTTACAGTCAATATACAAGGAAAATATGAAACATGACTTCTTGGAGTGAGTTAAATTGAAGTCGATAGCTATGATGCTGGTTTGCTATCACTAATATATTGGCACTtgcatatatgatttttttttaaaaaaaaaaattcactagATCTTGTGAGTTTAAAATTCACAATCAGAGTAGAGTTTCTACAAGGAACATGGTCTGTGTTGATTGGCAAACATCTTTAGTCGTAAGCGTGCCACACACGCGTGTATTCAATGGATTACTATGCTTATGGAACATTAAATTACGAGGATATACTGAAATTTATACCTTTGCAACTGCCATCTTTTCTTTTGCACTACATGCCTCCCCCAAGCAAAGGAGCAGGCTATTGATATCAATAGAGAGACTCAACCATTCTATTGAAAGAATAAAGGAGGGCAGAAAGACAGTGTTAGAGACTGAGGGCAGAAAGTAGTGCACAATATGTTTCTTTGCTAATTATCTTTCATTAATACTTTGTACATAATATTTAATATGTCATGTCAATTGATTGTGCTTTTCACCATCACCATTTAAGACCGCTCATTAAAAAAAACGAAATGGAAAAGGCAACCAATGTCCTAGATAATTTGCCTAAATTAGCTTGTAGGCACTACTTCTGAAATTCTTTATAACCATGCTGACTAAATCCTGCTATAGGACATTGAATGTATCCTCTCCGCTTGCATCACTCAAGGGACGTCTTAAACTTGGTAAATTGACTCCAACTAAGATGAAGGCTATTGGTCGACCCAAAGTCAACCTATCTCCTATCTGACTGAAATAAGTTGAccctattgattaattaattgaatcAGATGGGCATTATCAATTATGTTGATATCAAAGGCTAAGAAAATGTTGGATTAGTGCAATCATTGGTTACTAAGACAATGAGATATATCAgataaatttcataaaaatagctTTGAATCTTTGATACTCAGAATTACATAGTGTTCATCTGAGATTACTTCAAATTGTTATATGGCATATCACCGGTAGCTCTGCTTAAACCCGATGGATACAACTTACCAAGTTAAAATCGCATCCATAACCTAATTTCATGATCTAGTCTGATCAAGAATTCTTGCTGAAAAAGGCTTAGAAAACTTTAATCCAATGGTTCTGCAAGGCTTACATCAGATTTTATCATAAAAATTGTGATTTCTTTTGTGAACCTCTTTTAATGGATCTTGCGGCAACTCTAGATTCTATCGTATCAATAAAGGATTTATCTCCATTACACTCCTACCTACTTCTTGTAGAACTCTGTATTTGCCCTTTAAAGTAGATAAGTAAGCTTTAtgctttgttgtttttttttaatactcTAGGTGGGACAGTACTTTTATCTTATGATAGTCAATTACTCCAAGAACTCTATATTTTTGgaattcttttttttcttcatatATTGTGTTATGCTGAGGCGTAACACACTATCGTCAATTAATTTTGTAATGCATCGGTTCTGCTCCGAATGTTATGTGGGGTCTCGGCTACAAAAGAAACGAAAAAGTGCGGTATTTAATGTACATGATCAAATACTTGGTAATTTAATGTGGTAAGGCATTTCATGAGCTGCATGCGCTCTCCGCTTTGGGCCACGAGCACGCCGAACCGCCTTAAATACAGGGGTGTGTGCTGGCAACATTTTTAACGTCAATTTTAATCTAATAGTGAGGTATAGTGACACCTTTTTTACTTCTAGATCCAATAGTCATCTTAGAATACCACGGAAAATGAAAAGTCACCTCGTAAATTATCCCTACCAATGTTTTTAATGGTGGTGATTTGATGGTGGTTGTTTTTGTCTAGCACACTCATCAGATGGTAGGAAGATCCCTGCAATACCACCGTTAGCCTTCTTCTAACTATTTTCGCTACCTTTCACTATTGTGTTCTTGCGCTCTTCTCCTTTCTCCATCTTTTGTCTTCTATCCCTGCAAAGATAAGTAGGTTGTGACTCCTTCAACTGGATTTTTCTCTCCATTTCTCTACTCTTCCGCTTTTTTTTCCTCTACAACTATGATTGCTAGTAGATCCTCCATCAGATGGTATGTGACTCAATGGACGATTCTCCTTGAAGCTGCAAGACCCAAACTACGGGAGCTTTACATCATTCCGTTAGACCATGAGATTAGGATTCCCCGACGAGATCATCGACCTAACATTCCTCCTCCCGATTTTACTACTTTCTTCTATGGTCAATTGATAGGCGGCTTACGATTTCTCATCCCCTCCATACAAGATTTAGCTCATTATTTCGGTATCTCAACTGCAACCCCACTCCTGCCGTATGATTTGCGGCGCATCCATCATCTTCCGGATATATGACATTACCCTTAACAAAGTTATCTTCCATTATCATTTTTACATTCGGCCTCCCGAACCTGGAACCTTCATTTTACTACCaggaataaatataaatttttggGTGACTGTCCAACCTTCAACAAAGCATGGAAAGATCGATTCTTTTTCATTAAACGACCTAAACCCTATACTTGGTCTACTCTCTGGCTCGACGAACTCCACAATAATTTAAGATGGGAGACTACAAATCGGAGCCAGTGTACTTAGAGACGACCTTCATTCTTAAGGACCTAATGTTGAACGTCATCCTCTTGGTGGAGAATGAGGCTTTGCTTCATCTGGTCGGGTTCAGCCCAAAAAATATGCCGCTGACTGACAGCTTGGGTGAGATTTTCATGTCTAGTAATTTTCTTTATGTATTAATTATCCTTTCTTTGTATtgcaaataaaactttatatgacACTTCCATCAGCAAGAAACTGAACTGGGAGTTGACATCCAACAGCGACCAGCTCATGTCGATGGATAAAGGTGAGTGTCTTATTAGGCGCTAGTTTATCTTCCTTCTCTAGTGTCTGACATCATTAATAGTGAAGGGTCTGAGTTAGCCCCAATACCGCCACTCATGCGATGCTATATTCTCTGACAATCACAGCTTCTACCCATGCGACTGATCTAACGGAGTCACCTGAGACAAGAGCTCCATCAGAGTTTCACTCTCAGGGAAAAAGGTTAGTCCTACGACAATCATCTCCTCCTAACCTTTCTACCCCTGGTGGGAGTCAAGTGCAGATTCACGAAGTCAAGGTCAAGGAGAAACATTATCGAGAGTCTGGAGGCCAAATATCTCTTATGGATGACCTTGCAGAGGTGGTTGAAGCAGGAGCTGCAAAGAATAAGATGATCCTGTTAGACCCCTCAAAGAGCTTGCTTCAGCACCTTCCTTAGGAAGAGTGACCCTCCTTCAGCGAGAGAAATTCACCTTACCCTCAAAGACATAACTCGGGAGATGCGTTGTCAAATGCGGGAGCGAGAACTAAGGATAATCCCTCAACCCACAAGTAAATCACCTCCTCTCCCCTATGTGCCAACTGAGACAAAGGCTTTAGGCATGGGTCAGGTGTCTCCTCCTATCGACGCTGAACAGGATTCCTCCTCTAACTTAGCTTCTCTCAAACTTAAAGCAACCGACAAACAAAAGGGGCTCAGCCCCTCTCTTGAAGAGCAATTAAAATATTATAAGGAGGATGTGATACCTTCCGATCAAAGAAAGTTGAGCATTCCATTAGCTTAAGAATACTCATGCTAGGTATCAGAACCTCCTTATAATATTTCAATTGCTCTTCAAGAGGGGGATTGAGTCCCCTCTGTCTATTGGCTGCCTCAAGTCTGAGAGAGGCCAAGTTAAAGGGGGAACTTTGTTCAGCGTCGACAGGAGGAGACATCTGACCAATGCCTAAAGCCTCTAACTTAGTTGGCATATGGGGGAGAGGAAGCGATTGGCTAGTGGCTTGAGGGGTTATCCCTAGCTCTCGCTTCCGCATTTGACAATGCTTCTCCGGAGTTGTGTCTTTGAGGATAAGGCAAATTTCCCCCGCTAAAGGAGGGTCACTCTTCCTGAAGGAAGGCATTGAAGCATGCCCTTTAATTGGTCTAAcgaatctcttcttcttcttcacagctCTCCCCTTCAGCAACCACCTCTGCAAGGTCGTCCACATGatatatttggaggcgatgatgTTTCTCCTAGACCTTGGCTTCGTAAATACGCCCTTGACTCCCATTAGGGGCAGAAAGATTAAGAGGGGATGATTGTCGTATGATCATCCCTTTTTCCTGAGAGCAAAACTCTAATGGAGCACTTGTCTCAAGTGACTCTGTTAGATCATTCATTTGGGTAGAAGTTGCGATTACCGGAGAATATAGCATCACATGAATGACGGTATCAGCGATTGACTCAAACCCTCACTATTAACAATGTTGGATACAAGAGAAGGAAGAGAAACTAACACCTAATGAGACTCCCTAGCTTTATTCATCAACATGAGCAGGTCGCTGGAAAGTCTAACTCCCAGTTCAGTTTCTTGCTGATAGAAGCGTCATACAAAGTTTACTttgcaagacaaagaaaggaTAGTTAATATAAAAAGAAATCTACTAGACATTAAAACCTCACCCAAGCtacattttttgggctcaacCCGACCAGATGAAGCAACGTCTCATTTTTCACCAAGAGGATTGCGTTGAACATTAGGTCCTTAAAAATGAAGGTCGTCTTCAAGTACACTGTCTCCGATTTGTAGTCTCCCAGCTTAAGTTGATTGTGGAGTTCGTCGAGCGAGAGAGTAGGCTAAATATAGGGTTTAGGTAGTTTAGTGAAAAAGAATCGATCTTTCCATGCTTTGTTGAAAGTTGGACAGTTAcccaaaaatttacatttattccTGGCAGTAAAATGAAGGTTCCAGGTTCGGCAGGCTGAATGTAAAAAAGATATTGGAAGATAACTTCGTTAAGGGGAATGTCATATATCCGGAAGATGATGGATACGCAGCAAATCATACGGTGGATGTAGATGAGATTAGGAGATACAAAAATAATGAGCTAAATCTTGTATAGAGGAAATGGGAAACCTTGAGCCGCCTATCAATTTACCATAGAAGAAAGTAGTAAAACCGGGAGGAGGAATGTTATGTCGATGATCTCGTTGGGGAATCCTAATCTCATTGTCTAACGAAATGGCGTAAAGCTCCCATAGTTTGGTCCTGCAACCTCAAGGAAAATCACCCATTGAGTCTCATACCACCTAATGAAGGATCTACCAACAATCATAGTTGCAAAGGATAAAAGAAGGAAGCGGAAGAGCAGAGAAAGGAGGGAAAAATTCAGTTGAAGGAGTCACAACTTACTTATCTTTACAAGGACAGAAGGCACAAATGATGGAGAAAGGAGAAGAGCGCAAGAATACAACAGTGAAAGGCAGCAAAAATAGTTACGAGAAGTAGAAGACTATGATGGTGGTATCGCACAATTTCTCATCAATTGTAGGGATCTTCTCTCTACCATCCGATGAGTGTGCTAGACAAAAACAGCCACCATCAAATCGCCACCATTAAAAGCTTTGGCAAGGATAACTTAAGAAGTGACTTTTCATTCTCCGTGGTATTATAAGATGACTGTTGGATCTAGAAGTAAAAATATGTCATCATACCCACACCGTTAGATTAAAATTGATGTTAAAAACGTCGCCAGCACACCCCTGCATTTAAGGTGGTTTGACGTGCTCGCGTTCCAAAGCGTAGAACGCCTACAGCTTATTAAATGTCTTACCACATTAAACCAAGCATTTGATCATGTACATTAAATACCGCGCCTTTTCATTTTTTTGTAGTCGAGACCCTACAGAACATTTGGAGCAGAAACAAGGCAttacaaaattaattgatgatagtGTGTTCCACCTCAACATAACACGGTAAATGAAGGGAAAAGAAAACTCCAAAAATATAGAATTCCTTGAGTAATTGACTACCGCAAGATAAAAGTATTGTCCCATTTAGAGTATTCAAAAAAAGGGTCAGACCTGCATCCAAAGCAAGAGCAACAGGTAATTGACTCCAGGTTGATAAAACTTTGCTCTTCCACTATCCGAAGCAACAGCGACAAGGGTCAGACCTGCATCCAAAACCCAAACTAGTTTCAGTGCAAGCAAAGCAGTCAAAACTCAACATCAGAATAGAAGATTACAGAGGGATTACATtatataacttaaaataaaaatactTTTGCTCCATCTGAAAACAGTATGAAATGTGAACTTTAGTATTTGTTGTAAACATCAGCAAACAAAGGTACAGAAGCATAACATCAAACTTCGATTGTAGTTATTCAAGTTACAAGAATAGATATGATCAACATTCGTGTGATGCTAGCTTTGCTATCTTTGAGGAACAAAATAACAAGAACAAACATGATGAGTATCCATGAGTAACGGATAAAAGAAGGATGTTTTCCATAACTAGGTAAATCGGTTGGCCAATGGCAACCACAAGGAAAGTATGCGATAAAATATCGGTATGTACTCGAACCATTTTCTGTACTGATACAAGTAGACAAAGCTAAGAATTGATCATGTAGCGATTTGTTGTAAATATACTGACAACAATACCGGATGAAGAATGCTAGAGTATAAAAAAATAAGTCcagaaaattattaaataaaatactcAAATAACTGCGTCTACAATTAGTACGTGAAAATCAATCATGTGTATCACAACAAGATAAGATATTACATAGCAAAAAATTCTGAATTCTTTGACATAGAAATTACTCAATACAACCtgaagattttaaaagaaaaataaccaaAATGAAAAACTCACGATTTTGTAACTATTTCAGCTACAAGAGGAACTTTAGAGACCATTTCCTCATATGAAGCAATTTCTGGCATCTGACACAATGCAGTAAGAAGGGTGATGGAGAGCCTCAAATATGGCCCTTTATCCTCGGCGCTACCAAACCCACCAGATCCCTTTCCCATACCTAAAAGAAAACCCAAGGAACTTGAATCATGAGAAAATAAACAAAAGTTGAAGTTATTAGGAAAAGGTCCCAAGAATTACCAGTTAAGATGAGTCTCTGAAGA encodes the following:
- the LOC122040419 gene encoding uncharacterized protein LOC122040419; the encoded protein is MPSVCRNGGYGECFSIKRALSGPLDDCLKLLRGQWDEQKLVGLLTSKICHGDDTTAVLKVYDAVGACFLQRLILTGMGKGSGGFGSAEDKGPYLRLSITLLTALCQMPEIASYEEMVSKVPLVAEIVTKSSDPCRCCFG